The Staphylococcus simiae genome includes the window ACAGGTATGGCGGAAGTAACAGCTGTAGCAAAATATGTCAGCTTTTGGTTCCCACATATACCTAACTGGATAAGTGCTCTATTTTGTGTATTGGTACTAATGTCATTCAATTTATTAAGTGCCAAACTTTTTGGTGAATTAGAATTTTGGTTTGCAATTATTAAAATTGTAACCATTATTGCTTTAATTGTTGTTGGTTTTTTCATGATTCTATTCGCTTACAAAACACAATTTGGACATGCTAGTCTAACAAATTTATATAATCATGGTGTCTTTCCAAAAGGTGCATCTGGCTTCTTTATGTCATTCCAAATGGCATTATTCTCATTTGTCGGTATAGAAATGATTGGTGTGACTGCTGGTGAAACTAAAGATCCAGTTAAAACAATTCCAAAAGCCATTAACAGTGTACCAATTAGAATATTGATTTTTTATGTTGGTGCTTTAGCAGTAATTATGTCAATTATTCCATGGCAACAAGTTGATCCAGATAATAGCCCATTTGTTAAATTATTTACATTGATCGGTATTCCTTTCGCTGCGGGATTAATTAACTTTGTAGTATTAACGGCTGCTGCATCATCATGTAATAGTGGTATTTTCTCTAATAGTCGTATGTTATTTGGTTTATCAAACCAAAATCAAGCACCACCAAGTTTTGCTAATACTAACAAAAATGGTGTGCCTCATATCGCTATTTTTGCATCATCAGCATTATTACTTATTGCAGCATTATTAAACTATATTTTCCCTAATGCAACGTTAGTATTTACTTATGTTACTACTATTTCAACTGTATTATTCCTAGTAGTATGGGGCTTAATAATCATTGCTTATATTAATTATAGTAGAAAGAATCCAGAACTACATAAGAGCGCAACCTATAAGTTATTTGGTGGAAAATATATGGGATATATCATTTTAATATTCTTTATTTTCGTATTTGGTCTATTATTTATCAATCCTGATACAAGAAGAGCTATATACTTTATCCCAGTATGGTTTATACTTCTTGGATTTATGTATTTAAGATATAAACGCGTAGAAAGAAAATTAAACTCATAATAAAAAATCAACATACTGTTAATTTATACAGTACATTGATTTATATAAACCAATCACACTTTAGTCAAAGCGTCGTGATTGGTTTTTTATTTATTTAAAGTATTGAATATAGAAAACTTTATTTATTATAAAAAATTTCTAGTAACTATAGACTTGTTAAGATTGTGTGATCTATTATTAAAATCCACGTGTAAATCAAGATGGACAACATCTACGACATTAATTTTTGAATAAAATATAATTCTTTCTACGAATAATTCCTAATACAAAATATCCATGATAAATACTGCTGTTCATAGTGAACGTTCATGAGAAACTATTACTCTAACGTATTACTCCCATTTAACAATAAAAACCCGATAATAGCTATAAATAACTATCATCGGGTTTTTATTTAAATCATTTATTTGATATTAAAGTACGTTTGCATATCCTTCAAAAATCTTACCTTGTGATGCATCAATTGTAACTAACATATCATTTTTAATATTTTTAATAGCTTTTTCTACGCCAACAATTGTAGGAATACCTTTTTCTAAACCAACAATCGCACTTGGAGAAGTAATACCATTTTCTTCAGTAATTAAGCCTAGTGCATTTTCGATAAATGGAACAAATGTTTCATCAACTGAACTTGTAACAATAACTTTATCAGTTAAATCTTTACCTTCTAAATCTTTAGCAGATTCAGCAACAACTGTTGTACCTACTACTGATCCACGTCCAATTCCTTGTCCACTAGCAATTTCATCACCAACTAAGTGAATTTTCATCATGTTAGTTGTTCCAGTTTCACCTGTTGGTACACCAGCTGTAATAATAATTAAGTCACCATTTGAAACTCTACCAGTTTCAACAGCAGTTGCAACAGCATTATTTAATAACGCATCTGTGCTCTTACGTCCTTTTTTAACTACTGGTTGAACACCCCATACAATTGAACATTGACGTGCTGTTTCTTCGTTTGGCGTAACAGCAATAATATCTGAATGTGGACGATATTTAGATATTGTTCTAGCAGTTGAACCACTTTCAGTTGCAGCTACAATTGCTTTTACATTTAAGTTAAGTGCTGTATGTGCTACTGAAATACCAATAGCATTTACTAATGAAGTATCTACTAATTTTGTACGATCAGATAATAACTTTTTATAATCTTGGGCTGCTTCTGCAGATACAGCAATATTTCTCATAGTTTTAACAGCTTCTTCTGGATATAATCCTGCTGCTGTTTCACCAGAAAGCATAACAGCATCTGTACCATCATAAATAGCATTTGCTACGTCACTTGCTTCTGCACGTGTAGCACGTGGATTACGTTGCATAGAATCTAACATTTGAGTAGCTGTAATAACTGGTTTACCTAATTTATTACATTGTCTAATTAAATCTTTTTGCACCATTGGTACTTTTTCTGGTGGAATTTCAACACCCATGTCACCACGAGCAACCATTAATCCATCAGAAACTTCAAGAATTTCTGCAATATTATCTATACCTTCTTGGTTTTCAATTTTAGGGAAAATTTGGATATTTGCATTTTTCTCTTCTAATAGCTCACGAATTTCAAGTACATCACTAGGACGACGTACAAAGCTTGCAGCTATAAAGTCTACGTTTT containing:
- the pyk gene encoding pyruvate kinase, producing the protein MRKTKIVCTIGPASESEEMIEKLINAGMNVARLNFSHGSHEEHKGRIDTIRKVSKRLGKTVAILLDTKGPEIRTHNMKNGVIELERGNEVIVSMNEVEGTPDMFSVTYENLINDVQVGSYILLDDGLIELQVKDIDKAKNEVKCDILNSGELKNKKGVNLPGVRVSLPGITEKDADDIRFGIKENVDFIAASFVRRPSDVLEIRELLEEKNANIQIFPKIENQEGIDNIAEILEVSDGLMVARGDMGVEIPPEKVPMVQKDLIRQCNKLGKPVITATQMLDSMQRNPRATRAEASDVANAIYDGTDAVMLSGETAAGLYPEEAVKTMRNIAVSAEAAQDYKKLLSDRTKLVDTSLVNAIGISVAHTALNLNVKAIVAATESGSTARTISKYRPHSDIIAVTPNEETARQCSIVWGVQPVVKKGRKSTDALLNNAVATAVETGRVSNGDLIIITAGVPTGETGTTNMMKIHLVGDEIASGQGIGRGSVVGTTVVAESAKDLEGKDLTDKVIVTSSVDETFVPFIENALGLITEENGITSPSAIVGLEKGIPTIVGVEKAIKNIKNDMLVTIDASQGKIFEGYANVL
- a CDS encoding amino acid permease gives rise to the protein MAENLQRGLSNRHIQLIAIGGAIGTGLFLGAGQTIAMTGPSILLTYIIIGFMLFMFMRGLGEIIIQNTDFNSFADVTNKYIGPFAGFVTGWTYWFCWIITGMAEVTAVAKYVSFWFPHIPNWISALFCVLVLMSFNLLSAKLFGELEFWFAIIKIVTIIALIVVGFFMILFAYKTQFGHASLTNLYNHGVFPKGASGFFMSFQMALFSFVGIEMIGVTAGETKDPVKTIPKAINSVPIRILIFYVGALAVIMSIIPWQQVDPDNSPFVKLFTLIGIPFAAGLINFVVLTAAASSCNSGIFSNSRMLFGLSNQNQAPPSFANTNKNGVPHIAIFASSALLLIAALLNYIFPNATLVFTYVTTISTVLFLVVWGLIIIAYINYSRKNPELHKSATYKLFGGKYMGYIILIFFIFVFGLLFINPDTRRAIYFIPVWFILLGFMYLRYKRVERKLNS